The Cicer arietinum cultivar CDC Frontier isolate Library 1 chromosome 1, Cicar.CDCFrontier_v2.0, whole genome shotgun sequence genome contains the following window.
atgaatttgaattataatactTTAGTTAATATTTGTCGCTCCCCGGCTCCCCCGATATTTTTTTGTAAGATCCGCCAATGCATCTGATATTTGAGGTAGTGGCTAATAACAAACTTTTTTGCTTCAACTTCCTCaatatcatatttcttctttataGCATCCTAAACCTCTTTAGCAATATTGTTGTTGGAATTGTAGTAATCATACAGATGATCAGCAAGTCCATTTAGAATATAATTCAGACATAAGTAATCATTATGTTCCCATTGATTTgattcaacaatttttttatccttttctGTTTGTTGACCTATTTTTGGAACAACAAGAATGTCATCTTTTAGAACGTTGACAACTTTTTTCATGGTTAAGAAAAATTGCATCTTTTGTTGCCATCGTTTATAGTGACATCCTTCAAACCGAAACAGTTTGTTGATATCAAAAGCATAAGTACCTATCCTCGTAATTTCATTGGTAGACATTGCAGAGGAAACGTCTTAGTAGTGttgtttttgaatttcgaaaattgtttaaaaaatcacaatttatgccacaaaaaatattattgggttGATTCGCAGACTAGGTCGCTCTTTTTAAGATGTTTTACAGCACtacccaaattgtgcaagataGACTATCAAGGCAGACTGTGCAAGGAAGACTATCAACCACAAagtccccaagataaaacaATCCAAATATACTGTATCGGAATTCCACtacactgtagaaaaccgttctagaattacacccttaATATGGCAGTCAAACGACTGCCACTCGTAATATGGTACTACGACcaatcaaaaaagaaagaaagaaagaaataggGAGAAGTATAGAAAGTCTCAGATTTGGAGAGCTTTTGGTATGCTTTTCCAACTAAGGAGAatcctctatttatagaggaaatctACAATTGGATCAGAGAACAAATTGCAATCCATTAGGTTAGATCCGCAAGAAAAGTGTGCTCCTAATTTTACTAGATTTTCGTCTGGGAAATAAAAAGACGCATGAGTCTACAAAATTAGGGTTTGACCAGGCAAACAGATGCATGAATTCAAGAAAGAACACTAGATAAAATGTTGACTCGGTAGAGGGCAATACATAATCAACGCATCAATGAGATAAAAATGCatgcatttattattaaaataaataaaatatatattttttattttatgaatactaaaaattaataaactacTTAGCCCAAGCTCAAGCCCATGCCTGGCTAGACGATGGCAGCGGGGGGCGCGTGTGTGGTCGCCACTTTTGCATGAGTTCTCACCCCTTCAAAAAATTGAGGTACCCCTTGGGAGACACCCTAGTTccatacctccaccttataaacACTACTAGCGTGTTCTATCTCTCCTATGTGggacttccttatttttcaattcacatcaACACTACCCTTcattaatatcatcattatttccaacaatCTTCTATTAATaccatcatcatttccaacaatcccccacttgaatttaaaaagaagGTTTCTGAAATAACGGCAAatgcttctataagattgtgcataaataGAGGTGTCTCGTGATTTGAGCCTTTGCATAGCAAGTAAGATTCATATTCAataagagtgactcgtagtcttgaactctatctgtGACATctaacccacacacaaccttttcataggTGTCTTCTCAAAAGCCCGTGCATTAATGGCTCTGCACGTCTATCCCAatatagtgaacgctctaggaattctacctcaaaattccataggaagcgacctcacttccacatttacataggtgagtctatcaagagtactcttgTAGCTAGATACTCTACTcaacatagagtatagatctcattaagagtttctattatctcatccatTCATCGCTTTAGGAGTCATGCTTCTCTTAGATATAaaagcatgttcatctcatatcactatgacttgttactacccattgaacctaattcttgggatctccagtcttttaggtcggtttaccatcatgagtgactcattgatctataggcaatagtcccatccttttggatgtatttatgactttctctctagctaatccttttgtcaaaggatttgctaaattctcatcaatgcgtatatgatccactataacagcTCTTTTAGAAAGTAACTCTCTAATTGTGTTGTGCTTACGTCGATTTGTCATCTCTTACCGATGTAAGaacgattctcaatttttgcaatatttGTGGTACTATTGCAATGGATCAACACAACTGGCATTGGTTTTTTCCTATAAAGGGATCTCAGCTAACAAGCATCTCAACCATCTCGCTTCTTCACTAGGAGTAGCTAGTGCTATAATTTCATATTCCTTAGTGAACTGAGCCAATATAGTCTATTTCTTcaatttccaagatacaacaccaccAACTATACTGAAAATATAGCCATtggttgctttggagtcatctgataaggtGTTTCAATCAGCATCATTGTATCCTTAAAGGACGGtagaaaatctttgataatgtaatctgaGACTCGTGGTCCTATTTAGGTTCCTAATGACTATTTCAATTGCatgccaatgctccatactaggtctactggtaaacctgcacaacagtCCCACAATGTAGGCAATGTTAGGTCTAGTACAATCACTAgcatacctgaggctgccaatgatgctcgcatattcagtttctctaacaccttcaccagtgttcttgaaaagttccacacttggatcatatggtgtgcaagcaggtttataGTCAACCCACACcaacactagctctcattaatatcatcattatttccaacaatATTCTATTAATATCgtcatcatttccaacatatATCTTCTTCACTTTGTCAATGCCTTAGACTAATATCTCAAAAATCTTATAAGCTTCCTTTGAATTCATAGCATCGACAACCTTCTCAAAAATAGAATCATCCAAACATTGATGAATGAGAGTAAGAGCTTGTTGATCCTTCTTCCTTGTCTTTGCCAAAACCTCCTTCTCAACTTGAGACAATCTTTTAATGACCATTATGGCCATAATATGTTAATCTTCTGCAGCTGCACCTATTATTGCCTGACAGTAACGGCCATTATGGCCATAAATGACTCATTTTTTGCTGAATTGTTTTCCTTATATCAAATTCTGATGGTTTCTTGTAATTAAAGCTCATGAAAGCACCTAGGACtataaaaaggaccaaaatactCAGTTTTAGGGACACATATACTCCTACACATAATCTCTTACTaccctttcttttttttcttgtatttctcttagaaattttctagtttcaataatattcaattttgtattttgatttgttattttttattatgttattttatatttccaatgtttttatatttaagctttGTTTCTACTATGATCATATGTGAGTAGATATTCCTTGTCTTGAGATTGTAGTACTTCCAATGTTGGATCTCTAacaatttctatttctttttgtcatGGGTGTTGATCTTTTAATTCAATCTTAGTAagaatcatattcatatttagatatcaaataatataccaAAATGTAGATTTGATATTTGACCCCTAAGATAGGACAAGAGaatcaaatcatgaaaatagattttggtTCTTTTGAAATCTTGAAAGATATATTCTCTTAAAGGATTTtgctaatacatcaatcatgaaaataggttggttattagtttaaaatacacttttgttCTTTGAAAGAAAGCATTagttacaattatttatctgatttttaagagtttaaaaCCCATAACTCATAGAAGGTTAATTTTATTGCATCCATCAATGTGAAAACTACAACCCCAagactttatttttattctgaattttaaacaaaaaaatcattaacatttACAGTTTTAGCTAATCATCAAAGTAGAGAGACACTAGTATTCATAACAAAGTTCTTGTGGGAACGATAATTTTTACTATGCGATAATACCGTGCACTTGCGGTCTTGCCAAGTCTTTGACCCCATTACGGGGgcattgttttttatattaattctcTTTTTCTATATCGATTAgactaaaatatttcatttttttttactaatttttctctctttaaatGCGAAGGATCTGAAGTCTTGGGAATCTTGTCGAACCAATACTCGAGATAGAAAGATTTTTCCATAggagaagaagagagaaaaacgTTTCTGAACaagaaaaagatttaaaaatggTTGAAAATAAAACCTTGAAAGATTATGCGTATCCCAATGCTACGATGCTGCTTTTGAGTATTGCACGTCCGAAGGTAGAGGCTAACAATTTTGAATTGAAACCTTTGATGCTATCTATGGTACAACAAAACCAATTCTCTGGTACTCCAACGGATGATCAAAACCTTCATTTGTCTATCTTTTGTTTAGTATTGTGATACTTTGAAAATGAAAGGAGTGACCAATGACGCCATTAGACTAAGATTGTTCCCTTTTTCATTAAGCGATAGAGCTAGAGCTTGGCTACATTCATTGCCTTCTGAATCCTTTACCACATGGGATCAATTAAAGCCAGCATTCCTTGCTAAATATTTTCCATCAAGAAAAACTGCACAATTGAGAAATCAAATCACAAGTTTTTCTCAAAAGGAAGGAGAATCGCTCTATGAAGCTTGGGAGCGCTTCAAAGAGATGTTGAGATTGTGCCATCATCATGGGCTAAAGAGATGGCTAATTTTCCATAAATTCTACAATGGACTCTCTTACACTACAAGAATGACGGTAGACGCTGCTGCAGGGGGAGCATTGTTGAACAAAAACATAGAAGAAGCTTATGCTCTAATTGAAGACATGGCACAAAACCACTACCAATGGTCAAGTGATCGATCTCCTCAGAAGAAAGGAGGCAGGTATGAAGTTGATGCATTAGATTATATTGCTTCTAAGGTAGATGcattgtttcaaaaaatttaaaaattgaatgtaaATGATGTAACACCAAATGTTTCTCCTTGTGAAATTTGTGGTATTATTGGTCATGTGGTTGTTGAATGCCAAGTCAGAATATCTGTTAATGGTGGGATGGGTAATGATGAACCTAATTATCTCAACAATCCATAAAAAGGGGACCCTTTTTCAAATACTTATAATCAAGGGTGGAggaatcatccaaatttttcctaCAAAAATACTCCCCTTAATCCCATCCCCCAACCAATGGTTAGACCTCCCAGTTTCCAAGGACCAAGGTCTTTCAACAACCCCCAAAAGTCTAGCTTAGaaaatttgttgaaaatttaGTGTTGACTCAAACTAAACAAAATGAGgagtttaaaaatcaaaactagtCAATGAATGAAGCACTTAGGCAATGAGTATCTAGGGTAGATTACATGGCCACACAcaataaaatgtttaaaacacAACTCACCCAAGTGGCTTAACAAGTCTCTTCATCCTCTATATCTCCTGGTGTATTCCCGGGGCAGCCTGAACCTAACTCCAAGGGACAATTAAATGTTGTCACCTTaacaaatggaaaaaaattCGAGGATCCCAAGGGTAATGATGTGGAAGTGAATTTTAGGGATAAGAGTAAAAGAACCCAATTGTCAATTGAGAGGGTAGATGACGAAAAAGAAAAACCTTATGTGCCTCCGACACTATTCAAACCACCCATACCATTTCCCCAAAGATTCGCCAAGGCTAAAATTGAGGAGCAATTTAGGAAGTTGGTGgaagttttgaaaaaattatatataaacatttCGTTCACCGAAGCACTGTCCCAAATGTCGtcatattctaaatttttgaaagaagttttgtcaaacaaaagaaaacttGACGACAATGAGACAATTGCTTTAACTGAGGAATGTAGTGccataattcaaaaaaaattgccTCCCAAACTTAAAGACCTTGGAAGTTTTTCTATTCCTTGTGTTATTGATGATATGAGCTTTGAACATGctttgtgtgatcttggggctagtatAAGCCTTGTCAGTTTGTAAGAAGCTTGATATGGGTGAGTTAAATCCCACAAACATTTCCTTACAGCTAGTTGAACGATCTATCAAGTATCCGATGGGAATATTAGAGGATGTTCTTATCAAAGTAGGACAATTGTTTAGACCGGCTGGTTTTGTGATGTTGGAAATGGAAGAGGACTCCCAAGTCCCAATTCTTCTTGGGAGACCTTCTCTAGCCGCAATAGGAGCTGTTATTGATGTGAAACATGGGAAACTTGTCTTCAATGTGGGTGATGAAAagattgaatttaatttgtctaaccttatGAAAAGTCATTCTCTTAAAGATTCTTGTTGCAGGGTCAATTTGATTGATCATTGTGTTAAGGAGTGTCCTTTAAGACCATTCTCACAAGATGGGTTGGAAGCATGCTTGATTGGAAGCACAACTCATGAAGACTTGGCAAAGGCATATGCTAACTTGTTGAATGAAAATCCTCCTATTCCAaacttaaattttgaggcattaGTAGCAGAAAATTCAGCACATTTCCCAAAAGAGGCTCCACAAGTAGAACTTAAGCCTTTGCCCTCAAATCTCAGGTATGAATTCATTGGAAAAAATTCTACATTTCCTATCATTGTAAGTGCTGAATTAAATggtgaagaaaatgaaaaattgttTGGAGTCCTCAAGATGTATCCAAAAGCTATTGGGTATGCTATTGAGGACTTAAAGGGAATTAATCCATCAATTCgcatgcataggatactacttgAAGAGGACTATAAACCCTCTATTGAGCATCAAAGGAGGTTAAACCCTAACATGAAAGAAGTTGTGAAATAAAGAGGTAGTTAAACTCCTAGATGTCAGAGTAATTTACCCTATCTCTGATAGCAAATGGGTTAGTCCCGTTCAAGTAGTTCTAAAAAAGGGGGTATCAcagttgttaaaaaaaaaatgaatcaattGCAACTAGGACAATTACAGGGGGGATGATGTGTATAGATTACATAAAACTAAACAAAGCAACTCATAAAGATCACTTTCCTCTCCCATTTAATGACCAAATGTTAGAAAGGTTAGCAAAGCATTAACATTTATGCTATTTGGATGGCTATACTGGTTTTTTTTCAAATTCCCATTCATCCTAGTGACCAAGAGAAAACCACATCCATTGTAGTACCCCAAATTTGTccattttgttaaaaacaaatcaaaaaggaaaataaaataaaaaggaaatatatattaaaaaaagaaataaataatttcattatgtcTCATAAATTTACAATGTCGAATCTAATTACAAttctaaaatcaaatcaaattacaaatttaaattaaagccaaattaaattacaataaaatttaaactaaaccAAATTAAGCCAGCCTACTTTGGCTCAGTTTTGTTGTTGTCCTTATTGCTGCATTTCTATTGCTGATGCAATATCATGGTTGAGGCAGTAGCCTTtgctttgtaactaattagagaaacagaaaaacgtttttttttaaagtcagtCTTTGTACACATTATATAGAGAAAAGAGacaaattttgagtttaaaaaaaagaaactaaatgaCAAATTAAAGTTCAGCAAATGAACAAGTCAAAACAAATAAGCCAAAACCATGGATACGTCAGATGTGTAGAAAAAACGCAGATGATGGGCAGAAGAAAATAAGCatcaaacaagaaattgatGGAGAAGGACAAAGGCAAGGAAGAACGCAACTAAACAgataaaaaaactctataaatacaccttatcaaatttcaaaaaaaggGGGAGCGGATCTAAGATTAACACcacgaataaaaaaaaaggcatACAAAAAAAGAGAAGAGGAAGAAATCAGAGATATCAGTAACAAACAACAAATAGAAATCGtaaaggtatttttttttttttacaataaatctatttttttttatcttcaccATACAACTactgttttatttaaaaaatgtagtttatttatttatttataagagtAAAGATTAATGAATGAAACATATagaaataagaataaaaatttgaaCCTACCCCTGATGTTATCCTGGTCGTCGCTGTTGTCGCTGCTCGCTGTTTCTTGCTCCTTCTtcgtttttgtttctttttgtttgtcGCCTAGCCACTGAGTTGTTCTGAATATTGTGGTCGGCTTCCTTAATGTGACCGCATTCCTTAAGTTGAAATTAGGGTTTCAGATTCATGTTTCAACCTTTTTTTGTTAAGTTGGGTTTGGGCTCtactcaaattttgtttttaagttaagttgagctcaaagaaaaaacaaaaatcctgTTCAAACTCAGCCTTTTTaaacctttatatatatatatatatttttttttttaaaaaagggtTAGTTtctttcataattaaatatcaatttcatcataaaaaatacaaataaatattgtgttaaagattaattagatgggatatttttttaatctttgagttgttaggacataagtggtacaacttgatagttctaaaactctatttatttattttatttatttcattttatttattttattctatttatttatttattcatttatttatttatttatttattcatttatttattttaatgaactaatctaaaatcgacttatttattagatgtaactctttttaatctttgagttgttaggacacaagtggtacaactctttattttattttgtttattttattttatttattttattctatttatttattcattcatttatttattttaatgaactaatctcaaattgacttatttattagatgtaactctttttttttctttaatttgttaaaacacaagttgtactacttggtggttttgaaactaaatttaaaaatcgagaataataaaatatttttttagatgattaaattagatgcgacatcttctttatttcttgAGTTTtaggacacaagttgtacaacttgatcgtcttaaaactcatattttaaaatacttattcaaatcaaactcttttatttttttctttttgtcaaaatactttttatcacaaaataaattttctttaaaacacactcaacacacccattattattttttttaaccaagaactacgtagctttgatttctccatcgtcCCGGGaaatacgtaggagcaagatcacgttcttgtcaaacacattaataaaaatttcttttttgtcctttatttctTAAGAGCatgtttatttcaaaatcatatcaaaaagataataataattgttattcatatttagtaataatgagaaataaatatatttaagttaatattaatcttacacaattaattataggtaaccgtattttaaccgatgtcgtagggtgctaataccttccatacgcataatcgactcccaaactcaaatttggtttcaaataccatttgtttttctatttttaagggtttctcaatattttccgtattttaaaataaattttggtggcgactccaatgaatttcgagaaacactcgaaattttaatatgtttggttagcatgaaaatctcacctagagtttgatcttgttgagggtattgttactccaaatagtttacctattgttgttgataATATTCCAACATAGGATTACTGGCTCtaggaaccgtgtttagaactataAATCCAcccttgtgagagtttcactacataagtcAATAAACCATTCATcataagaatatccatataaCCAAAAAATacctcatacattcattcaaaatgttatatattcacaacaaTCATTCTACATAATTGCACTCATATAtcatgacattgtttcttttgaaaaatgaattggTATTTTGCATCAACTTTCAGGATTGTGGGGGAATCATAAGAACCTTAGTCACGTGTTAAATTAAAGTGGACAATGGGatcggaaaaaagaaaaactttacttttaaagttcaagcaacctgatttAAAAAGTTTGAGAGACATCAgtaatcaaatgaaaactatacaatgtgagagtttctttctcaaatatgggaagatcctaaatctcttggcagAGAATGTGCAAATAGGGGCCTTCACGGCATTGGCTCAGTATTACGATCCTttcttaagatgtttcaccttttaagactttcagttggccccgacTTTAGAGGAATTAAAGCGAATATTGGGTTACTCCCTAGATAAAGGAAATTCTTATTGATATACTGGGCAACCACCGAGTTTGGATGCAATTTCGGAagtgttgaaaattgacataagAGAGTTGGTAAGTGCGAAAGAGGAAAAAGGAGCcattcatggtttttcaagaaaatatctagagcaaaagtgccaggatttagccgttaaaaaagaatggagtatttttatagatgttttggctcagattatctatggtattgttttatttccaaaccttgataatttcgtagattttgctgccatcaatgtcttcttagcttttaacaaacataaaGAAAATCCAGTTCCCGCGATTCTTGATGATGTATACTGCTCTCTACATATGCGACATGAGAAGAAAGGGGGACCAATTTTATGTTGTATTCCAGTGATGTATACATGGTTCATGTCTCatatgttcaagaaagggtatcatgtTGGAATTAAAAATAACCGTGAATGGGCTTAGAGTATAGCTAACCTTACTGGGGACACAATTTTATGGTATCATAGAGAACAAGGGGTGGAGGAAGTAATATGTCAATGCGGAGATTACCCAAATGTACCTTTCATGGGAACCAAataatgtattaattacaatctgACGGTAGCTTTGAGATAACTTGGCTACCCTATGTTGGAaaaaccagatgataagtcgttggaagcttttattttgcacaatacgggtatagtagacccaccaATGTTGTGAAGGATAAGTCGAGTTTGGGAAATGATCATTAGAAAAGGAAAAGTACTTGGATGCATAAGTTGCAGCACAAAGGGaccctatcaacaatgggtaaaaaatagagtccaagaaatcaagttgCCTTTTCACAGTACACCCTCGAGTGATCAGGAAATACCTGAACCAACTCTTGCTACCaatgaagaaatagaagaactcaaagcatCATTGTTGAAATCCGAAGAGCATAAAAAAGAGCTACATGCGAAGCTAGAAAAAGTCTCCCAAGAGAATGAGAACTTACGATcagaaaacacatgtaaaagtcagtttattgaaagaagcaacaagaggctgaaaattgaaaaagaaaataaacttgacatacaagattctttgagaggtgcaaatgaagagttagatgtgcgaaagCAAGAAAAGAATGCAGCTATTGAATAtgcctatatgtggaagcagttgtggacaaaatcagcaagctctaagaagaagataaaaaaagagtttgacgatttaaagaaacaactgaaagaaatggtagttgagtatga
Protein-coding sequences here:
- the LOC140918904 gene encoding uncharacterized protein, yielding MVENKTLKDYAYPNATMLLLSIARPKVEANNFELKPLMLSMVQQNQFSGVTNDAIRLRLFPFSLSDRARAWLHSLPSESFTTWDQLKPAFLAKYFPSRKTAQLRNQITSFSQKEGESLYEAWERFKEMLRLCHHHGLKRWLIFHKFYNGLSYTTRMTVDAAAGGALLNKNIEEAYALIEDMAQNHYQWSSDRSPQKKGGRYEVDALDYIASKPEPNSKGQLNVVTLTNGKKFEDPKGNDVEVNFRDKSKRTQLSIERVDDEKEKPYVPPTLFKPPIPFPQRFAKAKIEEQFRKLVEVLKKLYINISFTEALSQMSSYSKFLKEVLSNKRKLDDNETIALTEECSAIIQKKLPPKLKDLGSFSIPCVIDDMSFEHALCDLGASISLVSL